One genomic window of Bartonella sp. HY038 includes the following:
- a CDS encoding TetR family transcriptional regulator, with amino-acid sequence MRRTKAEAAATRDSIITAAQFLFLEQGVSQTTLAHIAKRANVTRGAIYFHFADKAEIFRAMIQKVRFPQESLIEEAQQSDSINPLNILEKSAERAFKIFSEDEQQQRIVTIITQRCEYVGAFSEMVERLRQAQNSMLDLFIRLLHVAKDRNMLNTNCTPEDGARVLVAVIGGIINEWLHSGKTFDLQKIGNQIVCIQIKALRST; translated from the coding sequence ATGCGACGTACAAAAGCTGAGGCGGCAGCAACCCGCGATTCTATCATTACTGCAGCGCAATTTCTTTTCCTTGAACAAGGTGTTTCACAAACCACCCTTGCACACATAGCAAAACGTGCCAACGTTACACGCGGTGCTATTTATTTCCATTTTGCCGATAAAGCAGAAATATTTCGTGCCATGATTCAAAAAGTCCGCTTCCCGCAAGAAAGCCTCATTGAAGAAGCACAGCAAAGTGATTCTATTAATCCTCTTAACATTCTTGAAAAATCAGCAGAACGTGCATTCAAAATTTTTAGCGAGGATGAGCAACAGCAACGGATTGTCACTATTATTACCCAACGCTGCGAATATGTTGGCGCTTTTTCTGAAATGGTGGAGCGTCTGCGCCAAGCGCAAAATAGCATGCTAGACCTTTTTATTCGCTTGCTCCATGTCGCTAAAGACCGCAACATGCTCAACACAAATTGCACGCCTGAAGATGGGGCGCGTGTACTCGTAGCTGTTATCGGCGGTATTATTAATGAATGGCTACATTCTGGCAAAACTTTTGATTTGCAAAAAATTGGCAATCAAATTGTATGCATTCAAATAAAGGCATTACGCAGCACTTAG
- a CDS encoding autotransporter outer membrane beta-barrel domain-containing protein has protein sequence MKILKKYQKFKYLLLPVTLLSMMPTAAWASCTDNSWTPGSNAVGASARDGDTCYANQTSYMGRWPVYAIGEGSVLNFTQETVTVQGYPYNAHHIIAMGGSQINFNNLNLKLDTYVGTANGGVRGIYAGKYTATNDIPANVTINGDFTARLETTDSIHAAVETDNAYSVIIKGKTDIVLNKNVENAIVARNNSTIYFGGDTKIHSLNNNLTAETSSNITIDGAVDFLTTQFRSNVYARSGGQIFLNGGGNIISQVNGGNALNANGANSLISAQNVSITTSGDNNEGLYTINNATIIFKNGTIQTEGEYAYAAHAGAGSHIIFEGGSVTTNGKYADGFRATDDNSLITINSANIRTNGLNAIGAFAELGSKITLTNSTITTTGDESRGLAAEDDGSILQASSVSIQTSGSKAFGIGASRGGSSTIINSTITVNGENAYGLAAYENGTLNVENTAITTSGKDSAAIYAGHWDNGTEENIAKDNNISVSGSSIIAENGDVIRAEGVSLNLNFKDITTVEAKAGNLLHAMDDDIARHSRINFNAQNSDMIGNIIVDDQNIANIALVSSRLTGQAINATNVSLDANSLWNVTASSTITQELANNGTIAFQVPTANNFKNLQTQSYSTNNGTIHFNTALGDDSSQTDRLIVENNTTGTGNISVTNIGGTGAQTLEGIKLIEVNGQSNAMFTMINGDTTYNGQQAMVAGAYIYSLYQGGASTPDDGNWYLRSVTQQTKRIYQPGVPIYEAYPQTLLALNALPTLQQRVGNRSWLQSNATVDLDSIINSSFASDTTGFWIKMEGGYNKVDPKHSTTDTKFDQNTFRMQAGIDAPMIETPNNTLIAGINVQYTRGKTNSDWHWSDLKNYGDGTVTTDGYGFGGTLTWYNDTGFYIDSQTQLTWFNSDLQSKLHNKNLVSGNRGFGYALSAEAGKKIAIGNSLNLTPQAQLMYSNIDFKSFNDRYNTRVNLNSADSLQTRIGLALERERSVRGNKGLMNRSLIYGIANIYYEFLDGSEVNVSDAKFVSQLDKWSAGIGFGGSYNFADDKYSIYGEASANTSLENIGNSYSLKGNLGFRSKF, from the coding sequence ATGAAAATACTCAAAAAATATCAAAAATTTAAATACTTGCTTTTACCAGTAACATTATTATCCATGATGCCAACAGCTGCTTGGGCATCATGTACTGACAATTCTTGGACACCTGGAAGCAATGCAGTTGGCGCTTCGGCTCGGGACGGCGATACATGCTATGCCAATCAAACTTCTTATATGGGGCGTTGGCCTGTATATGCGATTGGCGAAGGAAGTGTTTTGAATTTCACTCAAGAAACGGTCACCGTCCAAGGCTATCCCTATAATGCTCACCATATTATTGCTATGGGCGGCAGTCAGATAAATTTTAACAACTTGAATTTAAAACTTGATACATATGTTGGCACAGCTAATGGCGGCGTGCGTGGTATCTATGCAGGTAAATATACTGCTACGAATGATATACCAGCTAATGTTACAATTAATGGCGATTTCACCGCACGTTTAGAAACAACAGATAGTATTCACGCTGCGGTTGAAACCGATAATGCTTATAGCGTTATAATAAAGGGTAAAACTGATATTGTTTTAAATAAAAACGTCGAAAACGCCATTGTGGCCAGAAATAATTCAACGATTTATTTTGGCGGTGATACAAAAATTCATTCGTTAAACAATAATCTTACTGCAGAAACTAGCAGCAATATTACAATTGATGGTGCGGTTGATTTTCTAACAACCCAATTCCGTTCAAATGTTTATGCTCGTTCGGGCGGGCAAATTTTTTTAAATGGCGGCGGTAATATTATATCTCAAGTAAATGGTGGTAATGCACTAAATGCAAATGGCGCAAATTCGCTTATTTCAGCTCAAAACGTCAGCATCACCACCAGTGGCGACAATAACGAAGGACTTTACACAATAAATAACGCAACCATTATTTTCAAAAATGGTACTATACAAACTGAAGGTGAATACGCTTACGCTGCTCATGCGGGTGCTGGCAGCCATATCATTTTTGAGGGTGGCTCAGTGACAACAAACGGCAAATATGCCGACGGCTTTAGAGCAACAGATGACAATTCACTTATTACTATTAACTCAGCTAACATTCGAACCAACGGTTTAAATGCCATCGGTGCATTTGCTGAATTAGGTTCTAAAATTACATTAACAAACAGCACTATTACAACAACGGGTGATGAAAGCCGTGGTTTGGCAGCTGAAGATGATGGGTCAATTCTCCAAGCTTCATCCGTCTCCATTCAAACTTCTGGATCAAAAGCATTCGGCATTGGTGCATCTCGCGGCGGAAGTTCAACCATAATTAATAGTACCATCACTGTTAATGGGGAAAATGCATACGGGCTAGCCGCATATGAAAATGGTACGCTTAATGTCGAAAACACTGCAATTACAACATCTGGCAAGGACAGTGCTGCTATATATGCAGGGCATTGGGACAATGGCACAGAAGAAAATATTGCAAAGGATAATAATATTTCTGTGTCAGGTAGCTCTATCATTGCTGAAAATGGCGATGTCATTCGCGCGGAAGGCGTAAGCTTAAATCTTAACTTTAAAGATATCACTACAGTTGAGGCAAAAGCGGGTAATTTGCTGCATGCGATGGATGATGATATAGCTCGCCATAGCCGCATCAACTTCAATGCACAAAATTCAGATATGATCGGTAACATCATTGTTGATGACCAAAATATTGCAAACATTGCTTTAGTTTCTAGTCGCTTAACCGGTCAGGCTATTAATGCAACCAATGTCTCTCTAGATGCCAATAGTCTTTGGAATGTAACCGCAAGCTCCACCATCACTCAAGAGCTTGCGAACAATGGTACTATAGCCTTCCAAGTACCGACAGCTAATAATTTTAAAAATCTTCAAACACAAAGCTATTCGACCAATAATGGAACAATTCACTTTAATACCGCTCTAGGTGATGATTCATCACAAACAGACCGACTAATTGTGGAAAATAATACGACGGGTACTGGCAATATTAGTGTAACCAACATTGGTGGTACTGGCGCACAAACGCTTGAAGGTATTAAGCTCATTGAGGTCAATGGCCAATCAAATGCAATGTTTACAATGATCAATGGTGATACAACATATAATGGTCAACAAGCGATGGTCGCTGGTGCTTATATCTACAGCCTCTATCAGGGAGGTGCAAGCACACCAGATGATGGAAACTGGTATTTACGTAGTGTAACTCAACAAACAAAACGCATATACCAACCTGGTGTTCCTATTTATGAAGCCTATCCGCAAACTTTATTAGCGTTAAATGCTCTGCCCACCTTACAACAACGTGTGGGAAATCGTTCATGGCTTCAATCTAATGCTACTGTTGACTTAGATTCAATAATTAATAGTTCTTTTGCGTCGGATACAACTGGATTTTGGATAAAAATGGAAGGAGGATATAATAAGGTGGATCCAAAGCACTCCACCACCGATACAAAATTCGATCAAAATACCTTCCGAATGCAAGCTGGCATCGATGCGCCAATGATTGAAACCCCTAACAACACATTGATTGCTGGTATCAATGTACAATATACACGTGGCAAGACCAATAGCGATTGGCATTGGAGCGATCTTAAAAACTATGGTGACGGAACAGTTACTACCGATGGCTATGGCTTTGGTGGTACTTTAACTTGGTATAATGACACTGGTTTTTATATTGACAGCCAAACACAATTGACCTGGTTTAATAGTGACCTGCAATCTAAACTCCACAATAAAAATCTTGTGAGTGGCAACCGAGGATTTGGTTATGCACTATCTGCCGAAGCTGGTAAAAAAATTGCCATTGGAAACAGCCTAAATCTGACACCTCAAGCACAATTGATGTATTCAAATATCGATTTTAAGAGCTTTAACGACCGCTATAATACCAGAGTAAATCTCAATTCAGCTGATAGCTTACAAACACGTATAGGCCTTGCTTTAGAACGCGAAAGATCTGTTAGAGGTAATAAAGGCCTTATGAACCGCAGCCTCATTTATGGAATTGCTAATATTTACTATGAATTTTTAGATGGATCAGAGGTTAATGTGAGTGATGCAAAATTTGTGTCGCAATTAGACAAATGGTCTGCTGGCATTGGCTTTGGGGGATCTTATAACTTTGCCGATGATAAATATTCGATATATGGCGAAGCCTCTGCCAATACATCTCTTGAAAATATTGGCAATAGTTATTCTTTAAAGGGCAATCTTGGTTTTAGAAGTAAATTTTAA
- a CDS encoding AGE family epimerase/isomerase: MTGKIISFIMSGGIGSRLWPLSREDFPKQFHDFSGHGSMLSQTVSRLNHHGDTPIYLIGSEAHASRLGQDIAGLPLNGGRPIFEPIGRNTAAAVALASQIALNEQGEDALVLVVPSDHEISTNDDFWTTINEGKLAAKNGKIVVFGIAPDKPETGYGYIETAKDNNKALGNHVFDVERFVEKPDLETAQNYVASGNFLWNSGIFLFSAKTMQESFLKLSADIWHKTAKALNAAKTDISGTWLPFDDYAEIPSTSVDYAIMEHAQNIALVRAKFHWNDLGSWQSLLDAQGENNNRDEFGNVIIGDVVAIDCERSYLRSQGGLLSAVGLRNMAVVATSDATFVAPVSQSQNVREVVAALEKSGRLEAKFTPAPDRMPIAGSYNARVEHWLFDETLPLWSTRGVDDKGGFYEALGLDGLPIIGERRMRTMARQIYAFAIAGEMGWDGPAQQLIDHGLDFIFKHGQTANGGWASSFNASGNILNPVEDLYDQAFVLLALAHAHKAGHKKALPAAINSFAFLDDHLSDKGGKGFFETPNGERQWRRSNPHMHLLETFLAWYDVTGNIDYLQRASRIVDLFKSHFFDRDSWTLGEFFDDEWRIATGEPGDICEPGHHFEWASLLISYQNLCAKAKKSCENLVPFARKLYAFGIANGLNRATGLAYNSVSRSGLPIDRNSRSWPQTEVIKAAIALDGNQGPDLKPEIEARVGRLFRWHIDAAPKGLWIDMIDEDGRGRSNQVPASIFYHLVCALTQYRSFAQQINPKHNN; encoded by the coding sequence ATGACGGGAAAAATTATCAGCTTTATTATGAGTGGCGGCATTGGCTCTCGTCTTTGGCCTCTGTCGCGTGAAGATTTCCCCAAGCAGTTTCATGATTTTTCCGGCCATGGCTCTATGCTATCGCAAACGGTAAGCCGTCTTAATCATCACGGCGATACACCGATTTATCTTATTGGATCTGAAGCCCATGCAAGCCGACTTGGTCAAGATATTGCAGGCCTCCCCTTAAATGGTGGCCGCCCAATATTTGAACCAATTGGTCGTAATACTGCCGCAGCCGTCGCGCTTGCTAGCCAAATTGCGCTTAATGAGCAAGGCGAAGATGCGCTTGTTCTTGTTGTGCCAAGTGATCATGAAATATCCACGAATGATGATTTTTGGACGACAATTAATGAAGGCAAACTTGCCGCGAAAAATGGCAAAATAGTTGTTTTTGGTATTGCGCCCGACAAGCCGGAAACTGGTTATGGTTACATTGAAACAGCCAAAGATAATAATAAAGCTCTGGGTAATCATGTATTTGATGTTGAGCGCTTTGTTGAAAAACCCGACCTTGAAACCGCACAAAACTATGTTGCATCGGGTAATTTCCTTTGGAATTCTGGTATTTTTCTATTTAGTGCCAAAACCATGCAAGAAAGTTTTTTAAAACTATCTGCTGATATATGGCATAAGACCGCAAAAGCCTTAAACGCCGCCAAAACCGACATTTCTGGTACTTGGCTTCCTTTTGATGATTATGCAGAAATCCCCTCAACCTCGGTGGATTATGCAATTATGGAACATGCGCAAAATATTGCCCTTGTTCGCGCCAAATTTCACTGGAATGATTTAGGTTCATGGCAATCCTTGCTCGACGCGCAAGGCGAAAATAATAATCGTGATGAATTTGGTAATGTCATCATTGGCGATGTTGTAGCGATTGATTGTGAGCGCTCATATTTACGTTCGCAAGGGGGGCTTTTATCAGCGGTTGGTTTGCGCAACATGGCAGTAGTTGCCACCAGTGATGCAACCTTTGTTGCGCCCGTTAGCCAAAGCCAAAATGTACGCGAAGTTGTGGCTGCTTTAGAAAAATCCGGCCGTTTAGAAGCCAAATTTACTCCCGCGCCGGATCGCATGCCGATTGCTGGTAGTTATAATGCAAGGGTAGAGCATTGGCTATTTGACGAAACCTTGCCACTTTGGTCAACGCGCGGCGTTGATGATAAGGGCGGGTTTTATGAAGCATTGGGGCTTGATGGCCTGCCGATTATTGGCGAGCGGCGGATGCGTACCATGGCACGGCAAATTTATGCCTTTGCTATAGCCGGTGAAATGGGTTGGGATGGGCCAGCGCAGCAGCTTATCGACCATGGGCTTGATTTTATTTTTAAGCATGGACAAACGGCAAATGGCGGTTGGGCTTCCAGTTTTAATGCCAGTGGCAACATCTTAAATCCCGTGGAAGATCTTTATGACCAAGCTTTTGTTTTGTTGGCGCTTGCCCATGCCCACAAGGCCGGCCATAAAAAAGCTTTGCCTGCTGCCATTAATAGTTTTGCATTTTTAGATGACCATTTAAGCGATAAAGGCGGCAAAGGCTTTTTTGAAACACCCAATGGCGAGCGACAATGGCGGCGCTCTAACCCCCATATGCATTTATTAGAGACATTTCTCGCATGGTATGATGTGACTGGAAACATCGACTATTTACAAAGAGCATCGCGTATTGTGGATTTATTTAAAAGCCATTTCTTTGATCGAGATAGCTGGACATTAGGCGAATTTTTTGATGATGAATGGCGTATAGCAACCGGCGAACCTGGCGACATTTGTGAGCCCGGCCACCATTTTGAATGGGCTTCATTGCTTATTAGCTACCAAAATCTTTGCGCCAAGGCCAAAAAATCTTGCGAGAACCTAGTGCCTTTCGCACGCAAACTTTACGCTTTTGGCATTGCCAATGGTTTAAATCGTGCAACTGGCCTTGCCTATAATTCTGTTTCACGCTCTGGCTTACCGATTGATCGCAATTCGCGCAGTTGGCCACAAACCGAAGTAATTAAAGCTGCTATTGCCCTTGATGGCAATCAGGGACCCGACTTAAAGCCAGAAATTGAAGCGCGGGTCGGGCGGTTATTCCGTTGGCATATAGATGCTGCGCCCAAAGGTCTTTGGATTGACATGATTGACGAAGATGGCCGCGGCCGCTCCAATCAGGTGCCTGCCTCCATATTTTATCACCTGGTTTGCGCCCTCACCCAATATCGCTCGTTTGCCCAGCAAATTAATCCAAAACACAATAATTAA
- a CDS encoding nucleobase:cation symporter-2 family protein, producing the protein MTSPQEAPITQPNNSELIYGMDARPKPHIAFFAAFQHLLAIIVPIITPGFLICNAVGLNDRDTSMILSMSLVISGIATFVQCRKFGPLGAGLLIVQGTSFNFVGPLIAGGVFMVEKGVPAEQVMATIFGVVIAGSFIEMGVSRILPFVRRMVTPLVTGIVVLIIGLSLIKEGLISMGGGYAAMKNGTFASPDNLILSLTVFILIIIFNRMNYIWLRSSAIMLALVVGYILAALMRDLNLVPLAQAPIFEIPRPMHFGISFSWSLFIPMIVIYLVTSLEAVGDITATSKISKEPVEGPKWMERIKGGVLVNGANSLLAGFFNTFPSSVFAQNNGIIQLTGVASRYVGLWIAAILVILGLFPIFSAVIQSLPEAALGGATLIMFGSVAASGINILSSINLDRRALLIIAVSLALGLGIAQVPQFIEAFPISVNLMISHLFSWVGIETVPSFISAVPVVIADLMRSPLAMGGVTAILLNLFIPESEETKAA; encoded by the coding sequence ATGACATCGCCCCAAGAAGCACCAATAACGCAACCCAACAATAGTGAACTTATTTATGGCATGGATGCTCGTCCAAAGCCGCATATTGCGTTTTTTGCGGCTTTTCAACATTTACTGGCGATTATTGTGCCGATTATTACACCGGGTTTTTTAATCTGTAACGCTGTTGGGCTTAATGATCGTGATACATCAATGATCCTGTCGATGTCACTGGTGATTTCTGGGATTGCTACCTTTGTGCAATGTCGCAAATTTGGCCCACTTGGCGCCGGCCTTTTAATTGTACAAGGAACAAGCTTCAACTTTGTTGGCCCACTTATTGCCGGCGGCGTTTTTATGGTAGAAAAAGGCGTTCCAGCTGAGCAAGTTATGGCAACCATTTTTGGTGTGGTTATAGCAGGTTCTTTCATTGAAATGGGCGTTTCGCGCATTTTACCCTTTGTGCGGCGCATGGTAACACCATTGGTGACGGGCATTGTTGTTTTAATTATCGGCCTTTCCCTCATTAAGGAAGGTTTGATAAGCATGGGTGGCGGTTATGCAGCCATGAAAAACGGTACTTTTGCCAGCCCTGATAATCTCATACTTTCATTAACCGTGTTTATTCTTATTATCATTTTTAATCGTATGAATTACATCTGGCTTCGCTCTAGTGCGATTATGCTCGCTTTGGTGGTTGGTTATATTCTAGCAGCACTCATGCGTGATTTAAATCTTGTCCCCTTAGCACAAGCCCCAATTTTTGAAATACCGCGCCCTATGCATTTTGGTATTTCATTTTCTTGGTCGCTATTTATTCCAATGATTGTTATCTATCTTGTTACATCGCTTGAAGCGGTTGGCGACATTACTGCAACCAGTAAAATCTCCAAAGAACCAGTTGAGGGTCCTAAATGGATGGAACGCATTAAGGGCGGCGTTTTAGTCAATGGCGCCAATTCGTTGCTTGCTGGCTTTTTCAACACTTTCCCAAGCTCCGTCTTTGCGCAAAATAACGGCATCATTCAATTAACTGGTGTTGCTAGCCGCTATGTTGGCCTTTGGATTGCTGCAATTTTGGTGATTCTTGGTCTATTCCCAATCTTTTCGGCTGTTATCCAGTCCTTGCCAGAAGCAGCCCTTGGCGGTGCAACTTTAATCATGTTTGGCTCGGTTGCCGCCTCAGGCATCAATATCCTATCAAGCATTAATCTTGATCGCCGTGCTTTACTGATTATTGCTGTATCTTTGGCATTAGGCCTTGGCATTGCACAAGTACCACAATTTATAGAAGCTTTCCCAATATCAGTAAATTTAATGATTTCCCATTTATTTTCATGGGTTGGCATTGAAACTGTACCAAGCTTTATTAGCGCTGTACCTGTTGTTATTGCCGATCTTATGCGCTCACCACTTGCCATGGGCGGCGTTACAGCAATTTTGCTTAATCTATTTATTCCAGAGAGCGAAGAAACAAAAGCGGCTTAA
- a CDS encoding DUF4279 domain-containing protein, whose amino-acid sequence MSNQFDDDYATCKKCYVSLLIYPNDYSILDITQGMNIQPKQSFQKGDIRITSRGIKKTHQNSLWLLSSEDFVNSLDIRRHLGWLLNELKPSKNYLLHLQKDEKIQMYVKGIWWSKFGDGGPMIWPEHMALLAEMNLELGFEISFFGEDK is encoded by the coding sequence ATGTCAAACCAATTTGATGATGATTATGCGACATGTAAAAAATGTTATGTTTCTTTGTTAATATATCCTAATGATTATTCAATATTAGACATAACCCAAGGAATGAATATTCAACCAAAACAATCATTCCAAAAGGGCGATATTCGGATAACATCGAGGGGCATAAAAAAAACACATCAAAACTCTTTATGGCTATTGAGCAGTGAAGATTTTGTGAATTCTCTAGACATAAGAAGGCATTTAGGTTGGTTATTGAATGAGCTGAAACCATCAAAAAATTATTTACTACATTTGCAAAAAGATGAAAAAATTCAGATGTATGTTAAAGGCATCTGGTGGTCGAAATTTGGAGATGGCGGTCCAATGATTTGGCCGGAACATATGGCGCTTTTGGCGGAAATGAATTTAGAGTTAGGCTTTGAAATATCTTTTTTTGGTGAAGACAAATGA
- a CDS encoding (deoxy)nucleoside triphosphate pyrophosphohydrolase — protein MKKLLLVVACALIDADNRILLAQRPEGKNLAGLWEFPGGKVEQGEEPEAALIRELHEELGITTKIDCLAPLSFASHTYDDFHLLMPLYICRRFEGIASGREGQALKWVRADKLQDYPMPPADLPLIPVLRDLLG, from the coding sequence ATGAAAAAATTATTATTGGTTGTTGCTTGCGCACTTATTGATGCCGATAATCGTATTTTATTGGCACAGCGACCAGAAGGTAAAAACCTTGCAGGGCTTTGGGAATTTCCAGGCGGAAAGGTTGAACAGGGCGAGGAGCCAGAAGCAGCTCTCATCCGCGAGCTTCATGAAGAACTTGGCATTACCACTAAGATTGATTGCTTAGCGCCATTAAGTTTTGCGAGCCACACTTATGATGATTTTCATTTATTGATGCCACTCTATATTTGTCGGCGTTTTGAGGGGATTGCGAGCGGACGCGAGGGGCAAGCGTTAAAATGGGTGCGGGCGGATAAGTTACAAGATTATCCTATGCCTCCTGCAGATCTGCCCCTTATTCCAGTTTTACGTGACCTTTTGGGATAA
- a CDS encoding N-acetyltransferase, with protein sequence MATTVANLIQQLEDSYYRSWVAETSYYDGGWLVRKTPDSPFKRLNNVTPLNMADDHDIEQRVLAHCGSHLEKPLAMRLIPLSAPKILNYVERHQWKALASVGVYVLDLKGRDVLATFDNCPIADLNLFAESVTIGDMSIEIVDPQLYAEISIAHHQAKPSEVKPLNQLVQRCEAKSYPLIFKINGQIFANIFLVEDNGMIGMFDFALAPNMRGQGLGRQSFNAVLEYLRLFDAIRFVWLQIESTNATALHLYKSFGFKKIYAYDYYIVD encoded by the coding sequence ATGGCGACTACCGTAGCTAATCTTATCCAACAGCTTGAAGATAGTTATTATCGTAGTTGGGTTGCTGAAACGTCTTATTATGACGGTGGTTGGCTGGTGCGCAAAACACCAGACAGCCCATTTAAACGCTTAAATAATGTGACGCCGCTTAATATGGCTGATGATCATGATATTGAGCAGCGAGTGCTTGCCCATTGTGGAAGCCATTTAGAAAAGCCTTTGGCCATGCGGCTTATTCCATTAAGTGCGCCAAAGATTTTAAATTATGTCGAGCGCCACCAGTGGAAAGCTTTGGCGAGTGTTGGGGTTTATGTGTTGGATTTAAAGGGCAGGGATGTGCTTGCAACCTTTGACAATTGCCCAATTGCTGATCTTAACCTATTTGCTGAAAGTGTTACAATTGGCGATATGTCGATAGAAATTGTTGACCCACAGCTTTATGCTGAGATTTCGATTGCCCATCATCAAGCAAAGCCAAGCGAAGTTAAGCCGCTAAATCAATTGGTGCAGCGCTGTGAAGCAAAGTCATATCCGCTGATTTTTAAAATAAATGGCCAAATTTTTGCCAATATATTTTTGGTGGAAGACAATGGCATGATCGGAATGTTTGATTTTGCACTTGCACCAAATATGCGTGGGCAAGGTTTGGGAAGGCAAAGTTTTAATGCTGTTTTGGAATATTTACGGCTTTTTGACGCTATTCGCTTTGTTTGGCTACAAATTGAAAGCACAAATGCAACAGCTTTGCATCTTTATAAAAGCTTTGGTTTTAAAAAAATCTATGCTTATGATTACTATATAGTCGATTAA
- the argJ gene encoding bifunctional glutamate N-acetyltransferase/amino-acid acetyltransferase ArgJ, which translates to MMTAISPLAPQSYPDMPSLKGVRMATAQAGIKYKNRTDLLFLVFDQPADVAGVFTRSRCPSATVDHCRASLAHGKAKAVVVNSGNANAFTGKKGKVTTTKTAEAAASILSCREDEIYLASTGVIGEPLDASRITNVLDGMVETMREDYWLDAARAIMTTDTFPKVATRSFEIDGVKLTINGMAKGAGMIAPDMATMLSFVVTNAPIESTLLQKALSTGTEISFNSITVDSDTSTSDTLLLFATGTALEQGVKPISDEADPRFAVFKAALNDVLQDLAVQVASDGEGARKLIKISVRGATDNKAAKKIAMSIANSPLVKTAVAGEDANWGRVVMAVGKAGEEADRDRLAIWFGDIRVAVDGERDPDYSEEATSNYMKNSEVLIGVDIGLGNGEATVWTCDLTKEYVAINGDYRS; encoded by the coding sequence ATTATGACAGCTATTTCGCCTCTTGCGCCACAATCCTATCCTGATATGCCAAGCCTAAAAGGCGTGCGCATGGCAACAGCACAGGCTGGCATTAAATATAAAAACCGTACTGATTTATTATTTCTCGTTTTTGATCAACCTGCTGATGTTGCAGGTGTGTTTACGCGTTCGCGCTGCCCTTCGGCAACTGTCGATCATTGCCGCGCGTCGCTTGCCCATGGTAAAGCAAAAGCTGTTGTGGTTAACTCCGGTAATGCTAATGCATTTACGGGTAAAAAGGGCAAGGTCACCACTACAAAAACGGCAGAAGCAGCAGCATCTATTTTATCATGCCGTGAGGATGAAATTTATCTTGCTTCTACGGGTGTTATTGGCGAACCATTGGATGCAAGCCGCATTACCAATGTTTTGGATGGCATGGTTGAAACAATGCGCGAAGATTATTGGCTTGATGCGGCGCGTGCGATTATGACGACTGACACATTTCCCAAAGTGGCAACGCGTAGCTTTGAGATTGATGGCGTTAAGCTCACCATTAATGGTATGGCAAAAGGCGCAGGCATGATTGCGCCTGATATGGCAACCATGTTGTCTTTCGTCGTGACTAATGCGCCAATTGAAAGCACATTATTACAAAAGGCGTTGAGCACTGGTACTGAAATCAGCTTTAATTCAATTACCGTTGATAGCGATACATCAACATCTGATACTTTGCTGCTATTTGCAACCGGTACGGCTTTGGAACAAGGCGTCAAGCCAATAAGCGATGAAGCTGATCCGCGTTTTGCGGTGTTTAAAGCAGCTCTTAATGATGTGTTGCAAGACCTTGCTGTGCAAGTCGCAAGCGATGGAGAAGGGGCAAGAAAGCTTATAAAAATTAGTGTGCGTGGAGCCACCGATAATAAAGCTGCCAAAAAAATTGCTATGTCGATTGCAAATTCGCCATTGGTCAAAACTGCTGTTGCTGGTGAAGACGCCAATTGGGGGCGGGTGGTTATGGCCGTTGGTAAGGCAGGGGAAGAAGCAGATCGTGACCGGTTAGCAATTTGGTTCGGTGACATTCGCGTTGCGGTTGATGGTGAACGTGACCCCGATTATAGTGAAGAGGCGACATCAAATTATATGAAAAATAGTGAAGTATTGATTGGCGTTGATATCGGCCTTGGCAATGGTGAGGCAACGGTTTGGACTTGTGATTTAACTAAGGAATATGTGGCAATCAATGGCGACTACCGTAGCTAA